From a single Pseudomonas sp. A34-9 genomic region:
- the mnmA gene encoding tRNA 2-thiouridine(34) synthase MnmA — MRDPAPSDTSKKRVIVGMSGGVDSSVSALLLIEQGYEVEGLFMKNWEEDDGTEYCTAMDDLADAQAVCDKIGIKLHTANFAAEYWDNVFEHFLAEYKAGRTPNPDILCNREIKFKAFLDYAMMLGADLIATGHYVRRRDIDGRTELLKGLDPNKDQSYFLHAVGGEQIAKTLFPVGELEKPEVRAIAEKYELATAKKKDSTGICFIGERRFSDFLKQYLPAQPGEIKTTEGEVIGRHHGLMYHTIGQRQGLGIGGLKDAGDEPWYVLRKDLDTNELIVGQGNNHPWLFSGALLASEIYWVNPIDLSQPLRLTAKVRYRQSDQACTLEKTASGYRAVFDEPQRAVTPGQSVVFYDGEICLGGGVIEVAEPWSGQA, encoded by the coding sequence ATGCGTGATCCAGCCCCTTCTGACACATCCAAGAAGCGCGTCATTGTCGGCATGTCCGGCGGCGTGGACTCTTCCGTTTCCGCTCTCCTGCTGATCGAGCAGGGTTATGAGGTGGAAGGCCTGTTCATGAAGAACTGGGAAGAAGACGACGGAACGGAATACTGCACCGCCATGGACGACCTGGCGGATGCTCAGGCTGTCTGCGACAAGATCGGCATCAAGCTGCACACCGCTAACTTCGCCGCCGAGTACTGGGACAACGTGTTCGAGCACTTCCTGGCTGAATACAAGGCCGGGCGTACGCCGAACCCGGACATCCTGTGTAACCGCGAGATCAAGTTCAAGGCGTTCCTCGACTACGCCATGATGCTCGGCGCCGACCTGATCGCCACCGGCCACTACGTGCGCCGCCGTGACATCGATGGCCGCACTGAATTGCTCAAAGGCCTCGATCCGAACAAGGATCAGAGCTACTTCCTGCACGCCGTTGGCGGCGAACAGATCGCCAAGACCCTGTTCCCGGTCGGCGAACTGGAAAAACCCGAAGTCCGTGCGATTGCCGAGAAATACGAGCTGGCGACTGCCAAGAAGAAGGATTCCACCGGGATCTGCTTCATTGGCGAGCGTCGTTTCAGCGACTTCCTCAAGCAATACCTGCCGGCGCAACCGGGCGAAATCAAAACCACTGAAGGCGAAGTCATCGGCCGTCACCACGGCTTGATGTATCACACCATTGGTCAGCGTCAGGGCCTCGGCATCGGCGGCTTGAAAGACGCCGGTGATGAGCCGTGGTACGTGCTGCGCAAGGACCTGGACACCAACGAACTGATCGTCGGCCAGGGCAACAACCATCCGTGGCTGTTCTCCGGCGCCCTGCTCGCTTCGGAAATCTATTGGGTCAACCCGATCGACCTGAGCCAGCCGCTGCGCCTGACCGCCAAAGTGCGCTATCGCCAGAGCGATCAGGCCTGCACCCTGGAAAAAACCGCCAGCGGCTACCGCGCCGTGTTCGACGAGCCGCAACGCGCGGTGACGCCGGGCCAGTCCGTGGTGTTTTACGACGGTGAAATCTGCCTCGGTGGCGGCGTGATCGAAGTCGCCGAGCCGTGGAGCGGCCAGGCATGA
- the hflD gene encoding high frequency lysogenization protein HflD: MSPTQEQLTALGGVFLAAVLVDRIAKTGQTNEAGLICMLGSLLVRDPKDTLDVYGGDDLNLREGYRALIGALERDPSTLQREPLRYALSMLGLERQLAKRNDMLDTIGKRLPQIQSQVEHFGPAHENVVAACGALYQDTLSTLRQRIQVHGDMRNLQQPSNASKIRALLLAGIRSARLWRQLGGHRWQLVISRRKLLKELYPLMRSE; the protein is encoded by the coding sequence ATGAGCCCGACTCAGGAGCAACTGACGGCGCTGGGCGGTGTATTTCTCGCCGCCGTGCTGGTCGACCGGATCGCCAAGACCGGCCAGACCAACGAAGCCGGCCTGATCTGCATGCTCGGCAGTCTGCTGGTGCGCGACCCGAAAGACACGCTGGACGTCTACGGCGGCGATGACCTCAATCTGCGCGAAGGCTATCGAGCGCTGATCGGTGCACTGGAACGCGACCCGAGCACGCTGCAACGCGAGCCACTGCGCTACGCCCTGTCGATGCTCGGCCTGGAGCGTCAACTGGCCAAGCGCAACGACATGCTCGACACCATCGGCAAGCGCTTGCCGCAAATCCAGTCGCAGGTCGAACATTTCGGCCCGGCCCACGAAAACGTGGTTGCGGCTTGCGGCGCGCTGTATCAGGACACCCTGAGCACGCTGCGCCAACGCATTCAGGTGCACGGCGACATGCGCAACCTGCAGCAACCGAGCAATGCCTCGAAAATCCGCGCCCTGCTCCTCGCCGGCATTCGTTCGGCGCGCCTGTGGCGGCAGCTCGGCGGCCATCGCTGGCAGTTGGTGATCAGCCGGCGCAAGCTGCTCAAAGAGCTGTATCCGTTGATGCGCAGCGAGTAA